In a genomic window of Streptococcus mitis NCTC 12261:
- a CDS encoding CAP domain-containing protein, which translates to MKKIVFASALALTLAGAVLTNDVFANDRLVATQSADGRNENVLSSEVLNPASGNVLVGLKGEFLTPDQQAILDAINAIRKEAADEGLVDKYVPIKWSTDLEKAAFARAAEASVTMDHTRLSGKEIWSAFPSGNSVLGENLGWNHDGFLKALEQWRAEKADYVKKKSGDSAKGGSGHYETLISPKFTHMGIAAFKNPNNPYNAVTIAQAFGDAATSEELVGSYGPAIQYAEVTSSNLSTVKNKAVVVEKALKEFRTSSSDQSGWVKTDGKWYFYESGDLKTGWVKTGGKWYYLDDLGVMQTGFVKVDGSWYYLSSSGAMFTGWGTDGNRWFYFDGSGAMKTGWLKENGIWYYLDASGIMKTGWFKVGQYWYYAYGSGALAVSTTTPDGYKVNGNGEWVN; encoded by the coding sequence ATGAAGAAAATTGTATTTGCTAGCGCCTTGGCTTTGACTTTAGCTGGAGCAGTTTTGACAAATGATGTTTTTGCCAATGACAGACTTGTGGCAACACAATCTGCAGATGGTAGAAATGAAAATGTCTTGAGTTCAGAAGTGCTTAACCCTGCTAGTGGCAATGTTTTGGTTGGATTAAAGGGAGAATTTTTGACTCCAGACCAACAAGCTATCTTAGATGCCATCAATGCTATCCGTAAAGAGGCAGCTGACGAAGGTTTGGTAGATAAGTATGTCCCTATCAAATGGTCGACTGACCTAGAAAAGGCAGCTTTTGCCAGAGCTGCAGAAGCTTCTGTAACCATGGACCATACTCGTCTTTCTGGTAAAGAAATCTGGAGCGCCTTCCCATCAGGAAACAGTGTACTAGGAGAAAACTTGGGTTGGAACCATGATGGTTTTCTAAAAGCTCTTGAACAATGGCGTGCTGAAAAAGCAGACTACGTGAAGAAAAAATCAGGTGATTCAGCAAAAGGTGGCTCTGGTCATTATGAAACTTTGATTAGCCCTAAATTTACACATATGGGGATTGCTGCCTTTAAGAATCCAAACAACCCATATAATGCCGTAACGATTGCTCAGGCTTTTGGTGATGCTGCTACTTCAGAAGAATTGGTAGGCAGTTACGGTCCGGCTATCCAGTATGCAGAAGTGACTTCATCTAACTTGTCAACAGTTAAAAATAAAGCAGTCGTAGTTGAAAAAGCGCTGAAAGAATTTAGAACTTCTAGTTCAGACCAATCTGGTTGGGTGAAAACAGATGGAAAATGGTATTTCTATGAGTCTGGTGATCTGAAGACAGGCTGGGTGAAAACAGGTGGTAAATGGTACTACTTGGATGACCTAGGTGTCATGCAGACAGGATTTGTAAAAGTAGATGGTAGCTGGTATTACTTGAGTAGCTCAGGTGCTATGTTTACAGGCTGGGGTACAGACGGAAATAGATGGTTCTACTTTGATGGCTCAGGAGCTATGAAGACAGGCTGGCTCAAAGAAAATGGAATCTGGTACTACCTTGATGCGTCTGGTATCATGAAGACAGGTTGGTTTAAAGTTGGCCAATACTGGTATTATGCATATGGCTCTGGAGCTTTGGCAGTCAGCACAACAACACCAGACGGTTATAAAGTAAATGGCAACGGTGAATGGGTAAACTAG
- a CDS encoding ZmpA/ZmpB/ZmpC family metallo-endopeptidase, whose protein sequence is MNFKTSGEERQNFSLRKLAVGLVSVAVACFFLMGTGLQTVSAQESHTVNYTYVLESDLTDEEKGLLVTSLPQVAEETDATYYLVYRANQVLPNTGTSSPLGTVALVAGLSLLVVVVLKGPDGKRKISRFLLVTALGSQLLSPTVLALTSETLAAYNTQLSVQAGDALPAPVDIPGYTYLGYVENKPALSVQITSKPAESTENQEIKLENSQSQEVVTTHSADSTMGTEFVKQSNDSKSNLENVDISAATAPSSKNEDTSQQPAVSLSQESKDTNVVKGGEADQKTAPATESATNSSQTDGNQEQTNQVPPASQSPVVENQQGGTSSPVEPKPQENNETVVQAKGTQESGHEGEALIQPSQPAYTAPISTQGTQESGHEGESLVQAEQPSYTAPISTQGTQESGHEGDALVQPSQPSYTEPVSAQGTQESGHEGDALVQPAQPSYTEPVSTQGTQEPGHEGESLVQSELPVYTGPQEGAPVEPTVPESTEVVSSKGTQEPGHEGEALVQPVQPSYTAPISTQGTQEPGHEGEAAVAEALPELPLTSNHRTVTETIPHETEEIEDATILKNHREIAQEGKDGLRTIEYEDYLVDGKVEASKEISRTEVEPTKEIVKVGSLVKTKPIVEITNLVKDESKKAVAVNYHLDDPTSAFVKAKAQIYQNGTLVKEVNLKNPSDQQTIDGLDYYTSYNLKTYLTYNLGQSDQESTEVSTKDFQLDYKKIEIKDVDEVGLYGKEDGHYRRYLNLSEVPSDLSPYFVKVKSDKMKEMLLPVSSIKETDDGKYKVTVAFNELVQEEGSTYKDNYSFTIDKQKLAKDGVYTSFKKLIAAMQGDLAGTFKLGADMTADEVSLAKGQTSYVTGTFTGNLIGASDGQPFAIYDLKTALFDNLTKATVKDIDLKAVAIKSQEDTASLAKVATNSQISNVAVEGQLTGSKSVAGLVAKAQDTEITNSSFTGSIQAKHADASPYYVGGIAGLLSGNKAKIDKVAVDANISSNARNNNQFAGGIVGKVQSGALVSHALASGTILNTTTYPRVGGIAGSTWQNGRIHHVVSTVNTGDGYAITGDQYKGADIKDASTAENKKADLYATPITQDQAREKVQSYGMTVTLNDTGQTLKANQHSVDYTQLSQGQASRKVAYHNIEKLMPFYNKELVVHYGNQVDPTDKLYTTELLDVVPMKDNDIITDIQANKVAINKLMLHFADNTISYLDVTYKEDFKNTQIAEYSVAGKPFIFTPEAFLSDYTKVTNQVLADLQGVEYDSEAMRKVLGIEADASLDPLYLDKEFEKVKANIGEHLRKVLAMDKSINTMGDSVATYISEKIKNNKEAFLLGLTYLNRWYNINYDHINTKDLNTYKFDFDGNSTASTLDTIIALGQSGMENLKASNNPSAYETTLAAAKGRKTVTDLLESYRKLFLPNKTNNEWLKTNTKAYIVESKSAIPEVRAKQESATPDSNYTLGVYDRITAPSWKLKNMLLPLLTLPEEDVYVISNLSTLAFGGYERYRDRVNNTVLSGEELRQYVRAKVDQSAKWQRDHYDIWYHLLLPEYKEKLFRSVMVSDGFGMKDSNSKYYWTTLSDKAIDSIYNFFGPTGKWYGESKGAGAYANGSEVHYVSDRLLDKYGTSVYTHEMVHNSDGHIYFEGKGRREGLGAELYALGLLQSADSLDKDAIVLNTLYKGDKDSPTRLHTYDPASRFTSAAALQEYVHGMYDVLYTLDAMEANAILTKSNDVKKKWFRKIENFYIEDKYHKQTHAGNSVRPLTDAEISKLTSLDALIDNDIINRRAYRDKSDYTRNGYHLISMFSPIYAALSNPKGAPGDIMFRKTAYELLAEKGYQDGFLPYVSNQYAEEAKRNGDITYSDWHGKDVGVITDSFVLKNVFANQYGSWADFKKDMFNKRIRKQDQLKPITIQYELGVPNSSKEITIRSAAQMQELIDQAVAKDVANIDRTTSHAPASWVHLLKQKIYNAYLRSTDDFRESIYKS, encoded by the coding sequence ATGAATTTCAAAACTAGTGGAGAAGAAAGACAGAATTTCTCATTAAGAAAATTGGCAGTTGGTCTTGTATCTGTGGCAGTTGCGTGTTTCTTTTTGATGGGAACTGGCCTACAGACTGTATCTGCCCAAGAATCTCATACCGTTAATTATACTTATGTTTTAGAGTCGGATTTAACTGACGAAGAGAAGGGTCTCTTGGTTACATCCCTACCACAAGTAGCGGAAGAAACAGACGCTACCTACTATCTGGTTTATCGAGCAAATCAAGTATTGCCCAATACGGGTACTAGCTCTCCATTGGGGACTGTTGCCTTGGTGGCAGGTCTTAGTTTGCTGGTTGTAGTAGTTCTTAAGGGACCTGATGGCAAGAGAAAGATTAGTCGATTCTTGTTAGTAACAGCTCTAGGCAGTCAGTTGCTGTCTCCAACTGTCCTTGCTTTGACGAGCGAGACACTAGCTGCTTATAACACCCAATTATCGGTCCAGGCAGGAGATGCCTTGCCAGCTCCGGTTGATATTCCTGGTTATACTTATCTAGGATATGTGGAAAATAAGCCAGCTCTTTCTGTACAGATAACTAGCAAACCAGCAGAATCTACTGAAAATCAAGAGATTAAATTAGAAAACAGTCAATCTCAGGAAGTAGTTACTACTCATTCAGCAGATTCGACTATGGGAACTGAATTTGTCAAGCAGTCAAATGACAGCAAGTCTAACTTAGAAAATGTAGATATCTCAGCAGCTACGGCTCCATCTTCTAAAAATGAGGATACTAGTCAGCAACCAGCAGTTTCTCTAAGTCAGGAAAGCAAGGATACGAATGTTGTCAAAGGCGGGGAGGCAGACCAAAAAACAGCACCAGCTACAGAGTCTGCAACAAATTCAAGTCAAACTGATGGGAATCAAGAACAGACAAATCAAGTACCGCCAGCTTCGCAAAGCCCAGTGGTAGAGAATCAGCAAGGAGGAACATCTTCTCCTGTAGAGCCTAAACCACAAGAAAATAATGAAACTGTAGTGCAAGCAAAAGGGACACAAGAGTCAGGTCATGAGGGCGAAGCCTTAATCCAACCATCGCAACCAGCGTACACAGCCCCAATTAGCACCCAAGGTACCCAAGAGTCAGGTCATGAAGGCGAATCCCTAGTCCAAGCAGAGCAGCCGTCTTATACAGCTCCAATTAGCACCCAAGGTACCCAAGAGTCAGGTCATGAAGGTGATGCCCTGGTTCAACCATCGCAACCGTCTTATACAGAACCCGTTAGCGCTCAAGGTACCCAAGAGTCGGGCCATGAGGGTGATGCCCTGGTTCAACCAGCACAACCGTCTTATACAGAACCCGTTAGCACCCAAGGTACACAAGAGCCCGGCCATGAAGGCGAATCCCTTGTTCAATCAGAACTACCAGTTTACACAGGTCCTCAGGAGGGAGCTCCAGTTGAGCCAACAGTGCCAGAGTCTACAGAAGTTGTTAGCAGTAAGGGCACGCAAGAGCCCGGCCATGAGGGTGAAGCCTTAGTTCAACCCGTTCAGCCATCTTACACAGCCCCAATTAGTACCCAAGGTACGCAAGAGCCCGGTCACGAGGGCGAGGCTGCTGTAGCAGAGGCTCTTCCTGAACTGCCTTTGACAAGTAATCATCGTACAGTAACAGAAACCATTCCTCATGAAACTGAAGAAATTGAAGATGCGACTATCTTAAAAAATCACCGAGAAATTGCTCAGGAAGGAAAAGACGGTTTACGAACAATCGAGTATGAAGATTATCTCGTAGATGGTAAGGTAGAAGCTAGCAAGGAAATCTCACGTACAGAAGTAGAACCAACCAAAGAGATTGTCAAGGTTGGTAGTCTTGTTAAAACCAAACCAATAGTTGAAATTACTAATCTGGTTAAAGATGAGAGCAAAAAAGCAGTAGCAGTCAACTATCACTTAGATGACCCAACGTCTGCCTTTGTGAAGGCCAAGGCCCAAATTTACCAAAATGGAACACTGGTCAAAGAGGTGAACTTGAAAAATCCATCAGATCAACAAACGATTGATGGATTGGACTACTATACGTCATACAATCTTAAGACTTACCTGACCTATAATCTAGGCCAATCTGATCAGGAAAGTACAGAAGTATCAACGAAAGATTTTCAGTTAGACTATAAAAAAATTGAAATCAAAGATGTGGATGAAGTGGGGCTCTATGGTAAGGAAGATGGTCACTACCGTCGTTATCTGAACTTATCAGAAGTACCAAGTGATTTGTCACCTTATTTTGTCAAAGTCAAATCAGACAAGATGAAGGAAATGCTGTTACCAGTTAGCTCTATTAAGGAAACAGATGATGGGAAATACAAGGTAACCGTTGCCTTCAATGAACTGGTTCAAGAGGAAGGTTCAACATATAAGGATAACTATAGTTTCACAATTGATAAGCAAAAGCTTGCCAAGGACGGTGTCTATACTTCCTTTAAGAAACTGATTGCTGCTATGCAAGGCGATCTCGCTGGAACCTTTAAACTTGGAGCTGATATGACAGCTGATGAAGTTTCCTTAGCTAAGGGACAAACCAGCTATGTGACAGGCACTTTCACTGGTAACCTTATCGGTGCGAGCGATGGGCAGCCGTTTGCAATCTATGACCTCAAGACAGCCTTGTTTGATAACTTGACCAAGGCTACTGTGAAAGATATTGACCTTAAAGCGGTAGCAATTAAGAGTCAAGAAGACACAGCCAGCCTAGCAAAAGTGGCTACTAACAGCCAGATTAGTAATGTAGCTGTAGAAGGTCAATTGACAGGTAGCAAGTCAGTTGCAGGTTTGGTAGCCAAGGCTCAGGATACAGAAATAACTAATAGTTCCTTTACAGGTAGCATTCAGGCCAAGCATGCGGATGCCTCTCCTTACTATGTGGGAGGTATAGCAGGGCTCTTATCTGGTAATAAGGCTAAGATTGATAAGGTAGCCGTTGATGCAAATATTTCTAGCAATGCTCGCAACAATAACCAATTTGCGGGAGGTATTGTAGGGAAAGTTCAAAGTGGTGCTTTGGTGTCTCATGCGCTAGCAAGTGGGACTATCCTCAATACGACAACCTATCCACGCGTCGGAGGTATAGCTGGTTCTACATGGCAAAATGGCCGTATCCATCATGTTGTTAGCACGGTCAATACTGGAGACGGCTATGCCATCACAGGAGACCAATATAAGGGAGCGGACATCAAAGATGCCAGCACTGCCGAGAACAAGAAGGCCGATCTCTATGCGACCCCAATCACCCAAGACCAGGCCAGAGAAAAGGTCCAGTCTTATGGGATGACAGTGACACTAAACGATACAGGTCAAACACTAAAGGCCAATCAGCACAGTGTGGACTATACTCAGTTAAGCCAAGGTCAAGCTAGTCGAAAAGTTGCTTATCACAATATCGAGAAATTGATGCCTTTCTATAATAAAGAGCTAGTGGTTCACTATGGAAATCAAGTTGATCCTACTGATAAGCTTTATACTACAGAACTGTTGGATGTCGTACCAATGAAGGACAATGACATCATCACAGATATTCAGGCCAATAAAGTAGCAATCAATAAGCTTATGTTGCATTTTGCTGACAATACAATCAGTTATCTAGATGTCACCTACAAAGAAGACTTCAAAAATACACAAATTGCAGAGTACAGCGTAGCAGGTAAACCCTTTATCTTTACGCCAGAGGCCTTTCTATCTGACTATACAAAAGTGACCAATCAGGTCCTAGCAGATTTGCAAGGGGTTGAATATGACTCAGAAGCCATGAGAAAAGTCCTTGGCATTGAGGCAGATGCTTCACTTGATCCACTATATTTGGATAAAGAATTTGAAAAAGTTAAGGCCAATATCGGTGAACATCTCCGTAAAGTGCTAGCCATGGACAAGTCTATCAATACGATGGGAGATAGTGTAGCAACCTACATCAGCGAGAAAATCAAGAACAACAAGGAAGCTTTCTTGCTTGGTTTGACCTACCTCAATCGCTGGTACAATATCAACTATGATCACATCAATACCAAGGATCTCAATACCTATAAGTTTGACTTTGATGGTAATAGCACAGCTTCAACCTTGGATACTATCATTGCACTAGGTCAGAGTGGTATGGAAAATCTCAAGGCATCAAATAATCCAAGTGCCTATGAAACAACCCTGGCTGCTGCAAAAGGTCGCAAGACAGTGACTGATTTACTAGAGTCTTACAGAAAACTCTTCCTACCAAACAAAACCAATAATGAATGGTTGAAGACAAATACCAAGGCCTATATCGTAGAGAGTAAATCAGCGATTCCAGAAGTGCGTGCCAAACAAGAGTCAGCAACACCAGATAGTAACTATACGCTGGGAGTCTATGACCGTATTACGGCACCAAGTTGGAAATTAAAAAATATGCTCCTACCGCTATTGACATTGCCAGAAGAGGATGTTTATGTGATTTCAAATCTTTCTACCTTGGCCTTTGGTGGCTACGAACGCTACCGTGACCGTGTCAATAATACAGTCTTGTCAGGAGAAGAACTGCGTCAGTATGTCCGTGCTAAGGTCGACCAGTCGGCTAAATGGCAACGAGACCACTACGATATCTGGTACCACCTCCTTTTACCAGAATACAAAGAAAAACTCTTCCGTTCAGTCATGGTTTCAGATGGCTTTGGTATGAAAGATAGCAATAGCAAGTATTACTGGACTACCCTGTCTGATAAGGCCATTGATTCTATCTACAACTTCTTTGGACCAACTGGTAAGTGGTATGGGGAAAGTAAAGGAGCCGGGGCCTATGCCAACGGTTCTGAGGTCCACTATGTCAGCGACCGCTTATTGGATAAATATGGAACATCTGTCTATACCCATGAAATGGTTCATAATTCTGATGGACATATTTACTTTGAAGGTAAAGGTCGTCGTGAAGGATTGGGAGCAGAGTTGTATGCCCTAGGATTGTTACAATCTGCTGATAGTCTAGATAAGGATGCTATTGTCTTGAATACTCTCTATAAAGGGGATAAGGATTCACCAACTCGCTTGCATACTTATGACCCGGCAAGCCGCTTCACATCAGCCGCAGCCTTGCAAGAGTATGTGCACGGTATGTACGATGTCTTGTATACCTTGGACGCTATGGAAGCCAATGCCATTTTAACTAAGTCTAACGATGTCAAGAAAAAATGGTTTAGAAAAATAGAGAATTTCTATATTGAGGACAAGTATCATAAACAAACGCATGCAGGAAACTCTGTTCGCCCATTGACAGATGCTGAAATAAGTAAGCTAACTAGTCTGGATGCCTTGATTGACAATGACATCATCAACCGTCGGGCTTACCGTGATAAGAGTGACTATACTCGTAATGGCTATCATCTTATCAGCATGTTCTCACCGATTTATGCTGCCCTCAGCAATCCAAAGGGTGCACCTGGTGACATCATGTTTAGAAAAACAGCCTATGAATTGTTGGCAGAAAAAGGATACCAAGATGGATTCTTACCATATGTATCCAACCAATACGCAGAAGAAGCTAAACGAAACGGGGACATTACCTATTCAGATTGGCACGGAAAAGATGTGGGAGTCATCACTGATAGTTTCGTCTTGAAAAATGTCTTTGCCAACCAATATGGTTCATGGGCTGATTTCAAGAAGGATATGTTTAATAAACGTATTCGCAAGCAAGACCAGTTGAAACCAATCACCATTCAGTATGAACTTGGTGTACCAAACAGCAGCAAGGAGATTACAATTCGTTCAGCAGCCCAAATGCAAGAACTCATCGATCAAGCAGTGGCAAAAGATGTGGCTAATATTGACCGTACGACAAGCCATGCTCCTGCAAGTTGGGTACACTTGTTAAAACAAAAAATCTACAATGCCTACCTACGTAGTACAGATGATTTCAGAGAATCGATTTATAAATCATAA
- a CDS encoding glycosyltransferase, whose product MSRIVTIHPVKEIHRYGFESTQVYRARIARHLGLDYVHLMSSPQLRSDWKKDLIKLGFLEKELLCVPHSFSDIGHVDLSVKPESLTLAAGDQVELNEDGFVASVTLGDGSGRYYYTKGPFLFEDFKEKELRWYHENGELALEGRFINPFKEPSPVTIFYPEYIYRIGGEIRSEEDLLVKFLARWAKQTDLFIRDQQIVPKPSLWRYMENTDKNYYEVVHENIMRDLRLANMHKTNKYLVASEVLTDTLAKQGYDTKFLPPMFTEKLGQLRKIGPVLDYCLVGHMGEGKNVELVIEAFIELYKRGSKAQITFYGGSEERLAELQNQYDLPPTIHFKGIVNEVPYHLHQCYLSASYTELFANACVEALNQGLLALLSDVDIAHRFYAGQSNAINLFKTKSELIQKIEKMEQPGFYLLNEKNLALASRYSLEKVAHIYRELLDRNF is encoded by the coding sequence ATGTCGAGAATTGTCACCATTCATCCAGTCAAGGAAATCCATCGCTATGGCTTTGAGAGTACCCAGGTCTATCGAGCCCGTATCGCACGACATCTAGGCTTAGACTACGTCCACCTCATGTCAAGTCCCCAGCTACGATCTGATTGGAAGAAAGACTTGATCAAGTTAGGATTTTTAGAAAAGGAATTGCTCTGTGTTCCGCATAGTTTTTCAGATATAGGCCATGTAGACTTATCAGTGAAGCCAGAAAGTTTAACGCTAGCAGCTGGTGATCAGGTTGAACTCAATGAGGATGGTTTTGTAGCCTCAGTTACCCTAGGAGATGGCTCGGGGAGATATTACTATACCAAGGGGCCCTTCTTGTTTGAAGATTTTAAGGAGAAGGAACTTCGTTGGTATCATGAAAATGGAGAACTGGCCCTGGAAGGACGCTTTATCAATCCCTTTAAAGAACCCTCTCCTGTAACCATCTTTTATCCAGAGTATATCTACCGCATAGGAGGAGAAATCCGTTCTGAAGAGGACTTGCTGGTTAAGTTCTTAGCCAGATGGGCAAAACAAACCGACCTCTTCATCCGCGACCAACAAATCGTTCCCAAACCCAGCCTCTGGCGTTATATGGAAAACACGGACAAAAATTACTATGAAGTTGTCCATGAAAATATCATGCGAGACTTACGCCTCGCCAATATGCACAAGACAAATAAATATCTAGTCGCCAGTGAAGTGTTGACTGATACCTTGGCGAAACAAGGGTATGATACCAAGTTTTTACCACCAATGTTTACAGAAAAATTAGGTCAGCTAAGAAAAATTGGACCTGTTTTGGACTATTGCTTGGTGGGCCATATGGGAGAAGGCAAGAACGTTGAACTTGTCATTGAAGCCTTTATCGAACTCTACAAACGTGGCTCCAAGGCCCAGATTACCTTTTATGGTGGCTCAGAGGAACGTCTAGCAGAATTACAGAATCAATATGATCTTCCGCCAACCATTCACTTTAAAGGTATCGTTAACGAAGTGCCTTATCATCTGCACCAATGTTACCTGTCAGCTAGTTATACAGAGTTATTTGCCAATGCCTGTGTTGAGGCCCTCAATCAAGGTTTGCTAGCCTTACTATCGGATGTGGATATTGCTCATCGTTTCTATGCTGGCCAGTCCAATGCCATCAACTTGTTTAAAACCAAATCAGAGTTGATTCAAAAGATAGAAAAGATGGAACAGCCTGGTTTTTATCTATTAAATGAAAAAAATCTAGCTTTGGCCTCTCGCTATTCTCTGGAAAAAGTAGCTCACATATACAGAGAGCTATTAGATAGGAACTTCTAG
- a CDS encoding sodium:solute symporter family transporter, whose amino-acid sequence MLGILVTLLLYFCLISLIAYRKKGSEEDYYQVKKAVPVTVLAFSVFATLLSPISFLTLVGNVYTGRSYLWFAQCGIFLAIPLAHRYFLPLYQKGNYETAYHLLEDKFQSTGIRSLASGLFILYQLGRIAVVTYLLSQALEPFIPINQLVLSGLLLLLTVYYLARGGLLVVLWTDFFQGLVLLAILALFLPRIAQSGLVVNGSQQLSHFADTLDGKTVLILVAGAGFSSLFSYVSSQDIVQRFNSKMGRRKIGKILWLQGLLSFGIASLLYLIGCLIRQENFATTSTNPVLIAYAREGLAPWFGSFIMLALLAAGQSTVSSSMNAIVTCLKLDFAWSKIRWSPSILSFVLAGLSWLLCLLLMNAEIYSIYEWINGFMGLTLGVIGGLYLLVLLLKRPNLQLAKIYLVFSLGALVLYHYSGLFANPNPWLNSIITTLSALFISFLGRLYENNI is encoded by the coding sequence ATGTTGGGAATTCTAGTCACCCTATTGCTCTATTTTTGCTTGATTTCCTTGATTGCCTATCGGAAAAAAGGGAGCGAAGAGGACTATTATCAGGTTAAGAAAGCTGTTCCAGTGACAGTTTTGGCCTTCTCAGTCTTTGCCACCTTACTCAGTCCCATTTCCTTTCTGACTCTGGTGGGGAATGTCTATACAGGCAGGTCCTATCTCTGGTTTGCCCAATGTGGCATCTTTCTAGCCATTCCACTAGCTCATCGCTATTTTCTGCCCCTCTATCAAAAGGGAAACTATGAGACAGCCTATCATCTTTTAGAGGACAAGTTTCAATCGACTGGCATTCGTTCACTGGCCTCAGGTCTTTTCATCCTCTACCAGTTGGGGCGAATAGCAGTGGTGACCTACTTGTTGTCTCAGGCCTTAGAGCCTTTTATCCCCATCAATCAGCTGGTCTTGTCAGGTTTACTCCTTCTCTTGACGGTCTATTATCTGGCAAGGGGTGGTCTCTTGGTTGTGCTGTGGACGGACTTCTTTCAAGGCTTGGTCCTACTGGCTATATTGGCCCTCTTTCTACCAAGAATTGCCCAATCAGGCCTCGTCGTGAATGGCAGTCAACAGCTATCTCACTTTGCGGATACGCTGGATGGGAAGACGGTCTTGATCTTAGTTGCAGGAGCAGGTTTTAGTAGCTTGTTTTCCTACGTTTCTTCGCAGGATATCGTTCAACGTTTTAATAGCAAAATGGGGCGTCGAAAAATTGGAAAAATCTTATGGCTTCAGGGACTCTTGTCCTTTGGGATTGCCAGTTTGCTGTATCTGATTGGCTGCTTAATTCGTCAGGAAAATTTCGCTACCACATCGACCAATCCTGTTCTCATTGCTTACGCTCGAGAAGGTCTGGCCCCTTGGTTTGGCAGTTTTATCATGCTGGCTCTCTTGGCAGCAGGCCAATCCACAGTTTCATCCAGTATGAATGCAATCGTGACCTGCTTGAAGTTGGATTTTGCTTGGTCAAAGATTCGCTGGTCGCCAAGTATCCTATCCTTTGTCTTAGCAGGCCTGTCCTGGCTCCTCTGTCTCTTGCTCATGAATGCAGAAATTTACTCCATCTACGAATGGATTAACGGCTTTATGGGCTTGACACTAGGTGTGATAGGTGGTTTGTACCTCTTGGTCTTACTTCTCAAAAGACCGAACTTACAGTTAGCCAAAATCTATCTGGTTTTTAGTCTAGGAGCCTTGGTTCTCTATCATTACAGTGGCCTTTTTGCCAACCCTAATCCCTGGTTAAATAGCATCATCACTACCCTATCTGCCCTGTTTATCTCATTTCTAGGAAGACTATATGAAAACAACATCTAA
- a CDS encoding cytidylyltransferase domain-containing protein: protein MKTTSKPIAVILIRSGSRGLVDKNIKPLAGKPLVFYTIEVALASKLFSEIWISSDSLAYLELCRQAYPEIRCVHRPKELALSTTSSLETLRDFLQPFEEEQVFVNLQVTSPLREVEHLIDSYQLYCQSGADHLISCVKADKSRSLFLQLAESSFIRPPHVSKHYARQKEPVYYYPNGSIWISRKDRYLRDETFYTDKTVAYEMPKLYSYDIDDALDFEVVETLLHHHHLGESKR from the coding sequence ATGAAAACAACATCTAAACCCATAGCCGTCATTTTGATCCGTTCGGGTTCACGCGGCTTAGTGGATAAAAATATCAAACCGCTTGCAGGCAAACCCTTGGTTTTCTATACCATCGAAGTCGCTCTAGCTTCTAAGCTATTTAGTGAAATCTGGATCTCATCAGACTCACTAGCCTATCTAGAACTCTGTCGTCAAGCCTATCCAGAGATTCGTTGTGTCCATAGACCAAAAGAATTGGCCCTATCCACAACCTCTAGTTTAGAAACCTTACGAGACTTTTTACAGCCCTTTGAAGAAGAGCAGGTCTTTGTGAATCTACAGGTGACCTCACCCTTGAGGGAGGTGGAGCATCTTATCGATTCCTACCAGCTCTACTGTCAGTCTGGCGCCGACCATTTGATTTCCTGTGTTAAGGCGGACAAGAGTCGTAGTCTTTTCTTGCAGTTAGCGGAGTCGTCATTTATCCGCCCGCCTCACGTTTCCAAGCACTATGCTCGGCAAAAAGAGCCTGTCTATTACTATCCTAACGGTAGTATCTGGATTTCTCGCAAGGACCGTTACCTACGAGACGAGACCTTTTACACAGATAAGACAGTAGCCTATGAAATGCCCAAACTCTATTCTTATGATATCGACGATGCCTTGGACTTTGAAGTCGTTGAGACCTTGCTGCACCATCACCACCTAGGAGAATCAAAGAGATGA